From the Verrucomicrobiota bacterium genome, one window contains:
- a CDS encoding type IV pilus twitching motility protein PilT — MAVPIEQLLDFIIEQGGSDLHLSVNFPPACRLNGEITPLDLPPLTPEDTEEIMRSITSDDRQQKLREMGSVDFGFAYGEASRFRVNVFRQKGNLSLVLRQIPTKFLDMDMIGLPPQIKNLLFTPRGLILVTGPTGSGKSTTLASMINYINENVRGHILTIEDPIEYFHPHKQSIVNQREIGVDCPSFSEGLRRALREDPDVILVGEMRDLETMEAAINAAETGHLVFATLHTTGASRTVDRIVGAFPTDQQDQIRIQLSGNLKAVISQVLLRRQDGKGRIAGLEIMVQTDAIANKIRDNKTFALYSDLQTGSKLGMWTLDSHLVHLLRQGIIDMNTVMTMSQRPEDLKQLLKE, encoded by the coding sequence ATGGCTGTCCCGATTGAACAACTTTTGGACTTCATCATCGAGCAAGGCGGCTCGGACCTGCACCTGAGCGTGAATTTCCCCCCGGCCTGCCGGTTAAACGGGGAGATCACTCCTTTGGACCTGCCCCCGCTGACACCCGAGGACACCGAAGAGATCATGCGCTCGATTACCTCCGACGACCGCCAGCAAAAACTCCGCGAGATGGGCAGCGTCGATTTCGGATTTGCTTACGGGGAGGCGTCGCGATTCCGCGTGAATGTCTTCCGCCAAAAAGGTAATCTGAGTCTCGTACTCCGCCAGATTCCGACAAAATTCCTCGACATGGATATGATCGGCCTGCCCCCTCAGATCAAAAACCTCCTTTTTACCCCGCGCGGACTTATCCTCGTCACTGGCCCGACGGGTTCAGGAAAGTCAACGACTCTGGCAAGCATGATTAATTATATTAATGAAAATGTGCGCGGCCATATCCTGACTATTGAAGACCCGATCGAGTACTTTCATCCCCATAAACAATCGATCGTTAACCAGCGGGAAATCGGCGTGGATTGCCCGAGCTTTTCCGAAGGCCTCCGCCGGGCGCTCCGCGAAGATCCCGACGTGATCCTCGTAGGGGAAATGCGCGACTTAGAGACGATGGAGGCTGCCATTAATGCCGCCGAGACTGGCCACCTCGTTTTTGCCACACTCCACACCACGGGAGCTTCCCGCACTGTGGACAGGATCGTCGGGGCATTCCCGACCGACCAGCAAGATCAAATCCGCATCCAGCTCTCGGGAAATCTTAAAGCCGTTATTTCCCAAGTCCTCCTGCGCCGCCAAGACGGCAAAGGCCGCATCGCCGGACTAGAAATCATGGTGCAAACCGATGCGATCGCGAATAAAATCCGGGATAATAAAACATTCGCGCTCTATTCAGATTTGCAAACCGGGAGCAAGCTCGGCATGTGGACACTGGATTCACACTTAGTTCATTTACTCCGCCAAGGCATTATCGATATGAATACGGTCATGACCATGAGCCAAAGACCCGAGGACTTGAAGCAACTCCTCAAGGAATAG
- a CDS encoding type II/IV secretion system protein, producing the protein GCDNCNGTGYRGRAGIFEIFVINDDIRRMIYERSTVSSIRQRARELGMRTLREDGMRKVLAGMTTPEEVLSITVGDKE; encoded by the coding sequence GGCTGCGATAATTGTAACGGCACTGGTTACCGCGGACGCGCCGGTATTTTTGAAATATTTGTCATTAATGATGATATCCGCCGGATGATTTACGAGCGTTCCACCGTCAGCTCCATCCGCCAAAGGGCCCGCGAACTGGGCATGCGCACATTACGCGAGGACGGCATGAGAAAAGTGCTCGCGGGTATGACCACCCCGGAAGAGGTCTTAAGCATTACCGTGGGGGATAAAGAATAA